A genomic window from Brevibacillus agri includes:
- a CDS encoding DUF1430 domain-containing protein, producing MLTVHISEDTSDFILLVPEKYRNKEKEILDYFTKVRKNLVEVDENRFQVEVPDRVRNQRLSIIWTANNQKIFSFNPEVFPLENNMIVDPIIRVVTEKNSLVADKANMMSGGGGRDPLKVKLINRDSERTFELLEPELKRLKLDDNLTNLISVDQYVLSQIYELKNTRTQLTFISLGLLAGLLVLVVQNLSVFFSKFQRRFIVRRLFGTGFFKTYQEYMWLLSVTWAIQIGACLLVNSGFASSLLQMAGSVSMVASSVNEAVGSSSDRLLAIGGGVLAIEFVASVLALFVIERKNKGKVLKGGGGAA from the coding sequence GTGTTGACAGTCCACATTTCAGAGGATACAAGCGATTTCATTTTGCTTGTTCCTGAAAAATACCGTAACAAGGAAAAAGAAATTTTGGATTACTTTACGAAAGTAAGAAAGAATCTTGTTGAGGTAGATGAGAACCGGTTTCAGGTGGAAGTTCCGGATCGTGTAAGAAATCAACGGCTGTCTATCATCTGGACAGCAAATAACCAGAAAATATTTAGCTTCAATCCAGAAGTGTTTCCATTAGAAAACAATATGATTGTAGATCCGATTATTCGCGTCGTTACTGAGAAAAACAGCCTTGTTGCAGACAAAGCCAACATGATGAGCGGAGGGGGGGGCCGCGATCCGTTAAAGGTGAAATTGATAAACAGAGACAGTGAACGGACGTTCGAGTTGCTCGAACCTGAACTGAAAAGGCTGAAGCTCGACGATAACCTGACAAATCTGATATCAGTCGACCAATATGTTCTGAGTCAGATATATGAATTGAAAAATACAAGGACCCAGCTTACATTCATCAGTCTCGGACTGTTAGCCGGATTGCTGGTGCTTGTCGTACAAAATCTGAGCGTGTTTTTTAGCAAATTTCAACGAAGATTTATCGTGCGCAGATTATTCGGTACCGGTTTTTTCAAAACGTACCAGGAATATATGTGGTTGCTGTCGGTGACATGGGCGATCCAGATCGGCGCCTGCCTATTGGTAAACAGTGGTTTTGCATCCAGTTTGCTTCAAATGGCCGGAAGTGTATCTATGGTAGCGTCATCCGTCAACGAAGCAGTCGGATCATCTAGCGATCGTCTGCTTGCAATAGGCGGCGGGGTGCTCGCTATTGAATTTGTAGCGTCTGTTCTCGCACTGTTTGTTATCGAGCGGAAAAATAAAGGAAAAGTACTAAAAGGAGGTGGGGGAGCAGCATGA
- a CDS encoding ABC transporter ATP-binding protein: MKTVCELVDVSKRYQDHTVLEQINLKVYEGDMLAITGKSGSGKTTVLNIMGLLEDPSSGTVKLFDKQRPRIGSAQANKLLRTRIAYLFQNFALIDDATVDYNLEVPLLYSGKTRAEKQKLKKEALEKVGLDISLKQKTYGLSGGEQQRVAIARILLKPCDLILADEPTGSLDVDNRNEIVKLLKELNHKGKTIIIVTHDEYVAGECGRMITLS, from the coding sequence ATGAAAACGGTATGTGAACTGGTTGATGTCAGCAAACGCTATCAAGATCACACGGTTCTTGAACAAATCAATTTGAAAGTATATGAAGGAGATATGCTCGCTATTACGGGTAAAAGCGGCTCTGGCAAGACGACTGTTCTCAATATTATGGGATTGCTTGAAGATCCGAGTAGTGGCACAGTGAAACTGTTTGATAAGCAGCGTCCGCGGATTGGATCGGCTCAGGCAAACAAACTGCTTAGAACAAGAATTGCTTATCTCTTCCAGAACTTCGCATTGATTGATGATGCAACCGTTGACTATAACCTTGAGGTCCCGCTGCTTTATTCGGGAAAAACAAGAGCGGAAAAGCAAAAATTAAAAAAAGAGGCACTGGAGAAAGTGGGGCTGGATATCTCACTCAAGCAAAAAACATACGGTTTGTCGGGCGGGGAGCAACAACGGGTGGCAATTGCGAGGATATTGTTAAAGCCATGCGACCTCATCCTTGCCGACGAACCGACAGGATCATTGGACGTCGACAACCGCAATGAAATTGTGAAGCTTCTGAAGGAACTGAATCATAAAGGCAAAACGATTATTATCGTCACTCATGATGAGTACGTTGCGGGAGAATGTGGCAGAATGATTACACTGTCATGA
- a CDS encoding malate:quinone oxidoreductase: MSNRQMQTDVILIGAGIMSATLGSLLKELVPDWKITVFEKLSRAGEESSNEWNNAGTGHAALCELNYTTEKKDGTIDISKAIKINEQFQVSMQFWSYLVKSKLISNPQDFIMPLPHMSLVQGEKNVSFLRKRFEAMSKNPLFQGMEFSDDPEKLKEWIPLVMEGRSSDEPIAATKIDSGTDVNFGALTRMLFDHLKTKNVEVNYEHSVDDIKRTSDGSWELKVKNLKNGIVQRHKAKFVFIGGGGGSLHLLQKSGIPEGKRIGGFPVSGIFMVCKNQDIVEQHHAKVYGKAKVGAPPMSVPHLDTRYIDGKKSLLFGPFAGFSPKFLKTGSMFDLITSVKPNNVLTMLAAGAKEMSLTKYLIQQVMLSKEQRMEELREFIPNAKSEDWDLVVAGQRVQVIKDTEAGGKGTLQFGTEVITASDGSIAALLGASPGASTAVSVMLEVIKKCFPQHINEWEVKIKEMIPSYGVSLMDNPELLHEIHSYTAQALGLDRKVAVAR; encoded by the coding sequence ATGAGTAACAGACAAATGCAAACAGACGTTATCTTAATTGGTGCCGGCATCATGAGTGCGACTCTAGGGTCACTGCTGAAAGAATTAGTACCAGACTGGAAAATTACAGTATTCGAAAAGCTCTCCAGAGCGGGAGAGGAAAGCTCTAATGAATGGAACAATGCCGGAACGGGGCATGCTGCACTCTGTGAGCTGAACTACACAACAGAAAAGAAAGACGGAACGATCGACATCAGCAAGGCAATCAAGATCAACGAGCAGTTCCAGGTTTCCATGCAGTTTTGGTCTTATCTCGTAAAAAGCAAGCTGATTAGCAATCCGCAAGATTTTATCATGCCTTTGCCGCACATGAGCTTGGTGCAAGGGGAGAAAAATGTCTCTTTCTTGAGGAAACGTTTCGAAGCGATGTCCAAGAATCCTCTGTTCCAGGGCATGGAGTTTTCGGATGACCCGGAAAAACTGAAGGAATGGATTCCGCTCGTGATGGAGGGTCGTTCCTCGGATGAGCCGATCGCAGCCACAAAGATCGACTCCGGAACGGATGTGAACTTTGGGGCTTTGACGCGGATGTTGTTTGACCACCTGAAGACGAAAAACGTTGAAGTAAACTATGAGCATAGCGTTGATGATATTAAACGTACCAGCGACGGCTCTTGGGAATTGAAGGTGAAAAATCTCAAGAACGGCATCGTCCAACGCCATAAGGCGAAGTTCGTCTTTATCGGCGGCGGTGGCGGAAGCCTGCATTTGCTGCAAAAATCCGGTATTCCGGAAGGGAAGCGCATTGGCGGATTCCCGGTAAGCGGTATCTTTATGGTCTGTAAAAACCAGGATATCGTGGAGCAGCATCATGCAAAAGTTTACGGAAAAGCCAAGGTTGGCGCTCCGCCAATGTCTGTTCCGCATCTGGACACACGCTACATCGACGGCAAGAAATCGTTGCTGTTCGGGCCTTTTGCCGGGTTCTCGCCGAAGTTCCTGAAAACCGGCTCCATGTTCGATTTGATTACTTCTGTCAAACCGAACAACGTGCTGACAATGCTGGCAGCAGGCGCGAAAGAAATGTCGTTGACGAAGTACCTGATCCAGCAAGTCATGCTGTCCAAAGAGCAGCGCATGGAAGAGCTGCGCGAGTTTATCCCGAACGCGAAGAGCGAGGATTGGGATTTGGTCGTGGCCGGCCAGCGCGTGCAGGTTATCAAAGACACCGAGGCAGGCGGAAAAGGAACACTGCAGTTCGGTACCGAAGTCATTACGGCGTCGGACGGCTCGATTGCAGCGTTGCTGGGTGCTTCTCCGGGAGCTTCCACTGCCGTGTCCGTCATGCTTGAGGTCATTAAAAAATGCTTCCCGCAGCATATTAACGAGTGGGAAGTCAAAATCAAAGAAATGATTCCTTCTTATGGCGTGTCATTGATGGACAATCCAGAGTTGTTGCATGAAATTCACTCTTACACAGCACAGGCGCTGGGGCTGGACAGGAAAGTAGCTGTCGCCCGGTAG
- a CDS encoding ABC transporter substrate-binding protein — MGDNIFLLTNGSDETSVHQKQLTESPLWKTIPAVQQGRVYTLDSKFNFDDPITLDMLLDEIVQIMAGAGKADKK; from the coding sequence ATGGGGGACAATATTTTTCTTTTGACCAACGGCAGTGATGAAACAAGCGTCCACCAGAAGCAACTGACAGAAAGCCCGTTGTGGAAAACGATTCCGGCCGTCCAGCAAGGCCGCGTCTACACGCTGGACAGCAAATTCAACTTCGACGACCCGATTACGTTGGACATGCTGCTGGATGAAATCGTTCAGATCATGGCCGGTGCGGGGAAGGCTGACAAGAAATAA
- a CDS encoding helix-turn-helix domain-containing protein — MFSNERNHSEAGSTDAPHMSLDEVREYIASRFAEQMSIQSLAQLAGLSPNYFGEAFKKAYGQSVMDYLTELRIGHAKQLLRDSDLYMREIARKVGYHDEFYFSRKFKKVVGVSPSAYSRDTRKRVAVTSAAAIGNLLVLGVVPVAAPLDPKWSPYYHYYYQEQIKVHLSSPEADLDEESLRKLMSAKPDVLILHHEHDPMVRKQLLSSGIECVEIGAADWREQLRQTAEVVDRQSVCEQWIADYETRAAEARESVSQAVGADVFITLRISGEQIYLYSNRGIRDMLYGDLALATIPELKQLSNKEITLDQLAQFNPDRLLLLICPNASTRRYWLSLQYHTQWRGLNAVKNGQMYVIPSNPWFEYSALAMNRMLEEAILMLTGKNPAPSPVPVHGVT, encoded by the coding sequence ATGTTCAGTAATGAGCGGAACCATAGCGAAGCAGGAAGCACGGATGCGCCGCACATGTCGTTGGATGAAGTGCGTGAGTACATAGCCAGCCGTTTTGCGGAGCAGATGTCGATCCAGAGCTTGGCGCAGTTGGCGGGGCTTAGTCCCAATTATTTTGGTGAGGCGTTCAAAAAAGCGTACGGACAGAGCGTGATGGACTATTTGACGGAGCTGCGCATCGGCCACGCCAAGCAGCTTTTGCGCGATTCCGATTTGTATATGCGCGAAATCGCGCGCAAGGTCGGCTACCACGATGAGTTTTACTTCAGCAGAAAGTTTAAAAAAGTAGTCGGGGTTTCGCCTTCTGCATACAGCAGGGACACGAGAAAGCGGGTAGCCGTCACTTCGGCGGCTGCCATCGGCAATCTGCTCGTGCTGGGGGTCGTTCCGGTTGCCGCACCGCTTGATCCGAAGTGGAGCCCGTATTACCACTACTACTATCAAGAGCAGATCAAGGTCCATCTGAGCTCGCCAGAAGCCGACCTGGACGAAGAAAGTCTCCGGAAGCTGATGTCGGCCAAGCCGGACGTGCTGATTTTGCACCATGAACACGATCCGATGGTTCGAAAGCAACTGCTCAGCTCCGGGATCGAATGCGTCGAAATCGGAGCGGCGGATTGGCGGGAGCAACTTCGGCAAACGGCCGAAGTCGTAGACAGGCAATCCGTGTGTGAACAATGGATAGCAGACTATGAGACGAGGGCGGCGGAGGCGAGGGAGAGCGTGAGCCAGGCAGTCGGGGCGGATGTATTCATCACGCTTCGCATATCGGGCGAGCAAATCTACCTCTACAGCAACAGAGGGATTCGCGACATGCTTTACGGGGACCTGGCGCTTGCGACGATCCCGGAGCTAAAGCAGTTGTCCAACAAAGAGATTACGCTCGACCAGTTGGCGCAGTTCAATCCTGACAGGCTGCTGCTGTTGATTTGTCCGAACGCAAGCACCAGAAGGTACTGGCTGTCTTTGCAGTACCACACGCAATGGCGGGGGCTGAATGCGGTCAAGAACGGGCAGATGTACGTCATTCCTTCCAACCCGTGGTTCGAATATTCCGCTCTGGCAATGAACCGGATGCTGGAAGAGGCTATCTTGATGCTAACAGGGAAAAATCCAGCCCCTTCACCTGTTCCAGTCCATGGAGTCACGTAG
- a CDS encoding ABC transporter substrate-binding protein has protein sequence MINAGNKGRGRIRQPLALLSALLLVSGLLAACGTNADAPEAQASKQETAVQNNAADAEKSKAEQASIYPLTVKDELGHEVTIPAKPTKVFAPVMEDSLLTLGIKPVRQWSNGVSPQEYLQDQLGSVPQISFAGGQPSFEAILESQPDLIILHNAYAAENGVYEQYAKIAPTYVFKSASTDLNSSIRELGKLLGEEDRAAQAIKDYADKVTNAKAKLEGITKGKKAAIIRFNAKGMFFMNSDYFSGYVLAHELGFEPSSLVKGGAFEVSLEILPELDADYIFLVNDGNQGDRFVKELKESEVWKNVPAVKNGRVFETSNDYWLSGGFIAQSKVMDDVVRFLQP, from the coding sequence ATGATAAACGCGGGAAACAAAGGACGGGGACGCATTCGCCAACCGTTGGCCCTGCTGTCAGCCTTGTTGCTTGTATCCGGACTGCTGGCTGCATGCGGGACGAATGCGGATGCACCCGAGGCGCAGGCGAGCAAACAGGAGACAGCGGTACAGAACAATGCGGCAGACGCGGAAAAGAGCAAGGCTGAGCAGGCGAGCATCTACCCGCTGACGGTCAAAGACGAGCTTGGGCATGAGGTGACGATTCCAGCGAAGCCGACCAAAGTTTTTGCTCCGGTCATGGAGGATTCTTTGCTCACGCTGGGTATCAAGCCTGTACGGCAATGGTCGAACGGCGTAAGCCCGCAGGAATATTTGCAAGATCAGCTCGGCAGCGTGCCGCAGATCAGTTTTGCGGGCGGACAGCCTTCTTTTGAAGCGATTTTGGAATCGCAGCCGGACCTGATTATTTTGCACAATGCGTATGCAGCGGAGAACGGCGTGTACGAGCAATATGCCAAAATCGCGCCTACGTATGTGTTCAAGAGTGCATCCACCGATTTGAACAGCTCGATTCGCGAACTAGGCAAATTGCTGGGGGAGGAAGACAGGGCAGCGCAAGCGATCAAAGACTACGCCGACAAGGTCACAAACGCAAAAGCCAAGCTGGAAGGAATCACAAAAGGGAAAAAAGCTGCAATCATCCGCTTTAATGCCAAAGGCATGTTTTTCATGAATAGCGACTATTTCAGCGGCTATGTGCTCGCGCATGAGCTGGGCTTCGAGCCAAGCAGCCTGGTGAAAGGCGGCGCTTTTGAAGTGTCCCTGGAAATTTTGCCTGAGCTGGATGCCGATTATATTTTCCTCGTGAACGACGGCAATCAGGGAGATCGCTTTGTAAAAGAGTTGAAGGAAAGCGAAGTGTGGAAAAACGTTCCGGCAGTGAAAAACGGTCGCGTCTTCGAGACGTCCAATGATTACTGGCTGAGTGGCGGGTTTATTGCCCAAAGCAAAGTGATGGACGATGTAGTGAGGTTCCTGCAGCCATGA
- a CDS encoding alpha/beta hydrolase — protein sequence MNKMTERPHIAERCFEYEMTSSRQLDYRILIATPKDEPPPSGYAVVYALDGDALFQTLAEAVKLQTRKPKGFDPILVIGIGYPSKEPFDMERRCRDFTMQASEGALPKRPDGSPWPPHGEADDFLDFLETELMPAIAKEWPIDPARQAIVGHSLGGLFTLHALFTRPHLFTHYAAGSPSVWWADNEVLKEMEQFKAGWQREEQRHLLLTIGADELEDMLEGAEEVARGLSPLTEQGLHLEWIKFAGEDHVTVLPAMLSRLPRFLWSGKENT from the coding sequence ATGAACAAAATGACAGAAAGACCTCATATCGCGGAGCGTTGCTTTGAGTACGAGATGACGTCGAGCAGGCAACTCGACTACCGGATTTTGATTGCCACGCCAAAAGACGAGCCGCCGCCGAGCGGTTACGCAGTCGTCTACGCGTTGGACGGAGATGCGCTGTTTCAGACGCTCGCAGAGGCGGTCAAGCTGCAGACGCGCAAGCCGAAGGGCTTCGACCCGATCTTGGTGATCGGCATTGGCTATCCGTCCAAGGAGCCGTTTGACATGGAGCGGCGTTGCCGCGACTTTACGATGCAGGCCAGCGAAGGAGCGCTTCCGAAACGGCCTGACGGTTCACCGTGGCCGCCGCATGGCGAAGCAGACGACTTCCTCGATTTTCTGGAAACAGAATTGATGCCAGCCATCGCCAAGGAGTGGCCGATTGATCCGGCCAGACAGGCGATTGTCGGACATTCCCTCGGTGGACTGTTTACGCTGCACGCCTTGTTCACCAGACCGCATCTGTTTACGCATTATGCGGCGGGCAGCCCTTCCGTCTGGTGGGCCGACAACGAGGTGCTCAAGGAAATGGAGCAGTTCAAAGCGGGCTGGCAGCGCGAGGAACAGCGTCATCTGCTGCTGACGATCGGGGCAGATGAGCTGGAGGATATGCTCGAAGGCGCGGAAGAGGTCGCCCGGGGGTTGAGTCCGCTCACAGAGCAGGGGCTTCATCTGGAATGGATCAAGTTCGCCGGAGAAGATCATGTGACTGTTTTGCCCGCCATGCTCAGCCGCCTGCCGCGGTTTTTGTGGTCCGGAAAAGAAAACACATAA
- a CDS encoding VanZ family protein: MSLWASVVAYSFMYYMLSALFLVLLPLPETRDTCAHQSADTVYYSLVPFSFVSDTLAASSIVWSNPTTYMQVFQQSAFWQATFNFLLLLPFGVYLRYFWQEKRHWKRALAFGFALSLFYEVTQVTGIYGIYNCPYRIFDVDDLMLNSSGALFGYWIGPIILALFPSKKTLLAKTAKIRQSERVPPLSQLLAVWVDYFAIQAVLFVTIGFFTANELIEMLCTTVGFLLVYFALPLQCGGKTIGTNLLRFKLADPQGETPSRKALLFCAFSLSVNKPGLINGERSGILSHKKVGQLRRLSRDVCKKGVNH, translated from the coding sequence GTGAGCCTGTGGGCTTCTGTCGTGGCCTACTCGTTTATGTACTATATGTTGTCCGCGTTGTTTCTTGTGCTTTTGCCGCTCCCGGAGACGCGGGATACGTGCGCGCACCAGTCAGCGGATACGGTGTACTATTCGCTTGTGCCCTTTTCCTTTGTCAGCGATACGCTTGCGGCCAGCTCAATCGTCTGGTCCAATCCGACCACGTACATGCAGGTTTTTCAGCAGAGCGCCTTTTGGCAAGCAACCTTCAACTTTCTCCTGCTGCTCCCTTTTGGCGTCTATTTGCGCTATTTTTGGCAAGAAAAACGGCACTGGAAGCGAGCGCTTGCTTTCGGCTTTGCCCTGTCCCTGTTTTACGAGGTCACGCAGGTCACCGGAATTTACGGCATCTACAATTGTCCGTATCGCATCTTTGACGTGGACGATTTGATGCTGAACAGCAGCGGAGCGCTGTTTGGCTACTGGATTGGCCCGATTATCCTCGCCCTGTTTCCATCGAAAAAAACGCTGCTGGCGAAAACGGCCAAAATCCGGCAAAGCGAGCGGGTTCCGCCACTGTCGCAGTTGCTGGCGGTGTGGGTCGATTATTTTGCGATTCAGGCAGTCTTGTTTGTCACGATTGGCTTTTTTACGGCAAATGAACTGATTGAGATGCTCTGCACCACTGTGGGCTTTTTGCTTGTCTACTTTGCGCTTCCGCTCCAGTGCGGCGGCAAAACGATAGGGACGAACCTGCTGCGCTTCAAGCTTGCCGATCCGCAGGGAGAGACGCCTTCGCGGAAAGCTTTGCTCTTTTGCGCATTTTCGCTATCGGTGAACAAGCCCGGCTTGATAAATGGGGAGCGGTCAGGCATACTCTCACATAAAAAGGTTGGGCAGTTGAGGAGGCTAAGCCGAGATGTCTGCAAAAAAGGTGTTAATCATTGA
- a CDS encoding response regulator transcription factor — MSAKKVLIIDDEEDILRLIKTVLQKEGIEHVYTSATAKDGLAQFQEKKPDLVLLDIMLPDGEGYDVCKQMRSISKVPILFISAKTEEIDKILGFAIGGDDYITKPFSPKELAYRVKAQLRRADYAAAESVEEADPVLKAGPIELNPQKAELLKNGVAIELKPKELGLMKVFLENVNKVISKEKLYDTVWGEDFIGIDNTVMVHIRRLREKIEDQPKYLITMKGLGYIHADTRRKRCAAKKERVDSDSR, encoded by the coding sequence ATGTCTGCAAAAAAGGTGTTAATCATTGACGACGAAGAAGATATTTTGAGGCTCATTAAAACGGTACTGCAAAAAGAAGGCATCGAACACGTCTATACGTCTGCGACGGCCAAAGACGGCCTCGCTCAATTTCAGGAAAAGAAGCCGGATCTCGTGCTGCTGGACATCATGCTGCCCGATGGGGAAGGCTATGACGTATGCAAACAAATGAGAAGCATCTCGAAGGTGCCGATTTTGTTCATTTCGGCGAAAACAGAGGAAATTGACAAAATTCTCGGCTTTGCCATCGGCGGTGACGACTATATTACAAAGCCGTTCAGCCCGAAAGAGCTTGCCTACCGCGTCAAGGCGCAGTTGAGGCGAGCAGACTATGCCGCAGCAGAGTCTGTGGAGGAAGCAGACCCTGTGCTAAAGGCAGGCCCCATCGAGTTGAATCCGCAAAAAGCAGAGCTGTTAAAGAACGGCGTTGCCATTGAGTTAAAGCCGAAAGAGCTTGGGCTGATGAAGGTGTTTCTGGAAAACGTCAACAAAGTGATTAGCAAGGAAAAGCTGTATGACACGGTCTGGGGCGAGGATTTTATCGGAATCGACAACACCGTCATGGTGCACATTCGCAGGCTGCGGGAAAAAATCGAGGACCAGCCGAAGTATTTGATTACGATGAAAGGCTTGGGGTACATTCACGCTGACACCAGAAGGAAAAGATGCGCTGCAAAAAAAGAACGCGTGGATTCAGATTCTCGATGA
- a CDS encoding sensor histidine kinase produces the protein MKHYTPADMIQMYKYQEVNGDTTVFVGEKASADRRYSYFIGMENPNLSRYVIFYDNQVILHSEMLRDPDYHFTLDEIREYAAIIEKKSVYIKEVIEDLNLTTRLRNKELSLQRKTVNMVTLLRSIVIDILNDPKYANRHIEFAFSEEYIPVEADEILMWRAINNLIYNALVHNDDGVKITVSVEKKERVRITIADDGKGIKKEELNRIFDRYYRGTNTGDAHKGSGLGMAIAHDIIKAH, from the coding sequence ATGAAGCATTATACGCCAGCAGACATGATTCAAATGTACAAGTACCAGGAAGTGAATGGCGATACGACCGTGTTCGTAGGGGAAAAGGCGAGCGCAGACAGGCGCTACAGCTACTTCATCGGAATGGAAAACCCGAATCTCAGTCGGTACGTGATTTTTTACGACAACCAGGTCATCCTGCACTCGGAAATGCTGCGCGACCCGGACTATCATTTTACGCTGGACGAAATCAGGGAGTATGCAGCGATTATCGAGAAAAAGTCAGTGTACATCAAAGAGGTCATCGAAGACCTGAACTTGACGACGCGGCTGAGGAACAAAGAGCTGTCGCTGCAGCGGAAGACGGTCAACATGGTCACGCTCTTGCGCAGCATCGTGATTGACATCCTCAACGACCCGAAGTACGCCAACCGCCACATCGAATTTGCGTTCAGCGAAGAGTACATCCCCGTAGAGGCAGATGAAATCTTGATGTGGCGGGCGATCAACAACCTGATCTACAACGCGCTCGTCCACAACGATGACGGGGTAAAGATTACGGTGAGCGTTGAAAAGAAAGAACGCGTGCGCATTACGATTGCGGACGATGGAAAAGGGATTAAAAAAGAAGAGCTGAACCGGATTTTTGACCGTTACTACCGGGGGACGAACACGGGCGATGCGCATAAAGGCTCCGGGCTGGGCATGGCGATTGCTCACGATATCATCAAGGCGCATTAG
- a CDS encoding amino acid permease gives MEKKELKRGLETRHIQMIALGGTIGVGLFMGSASTIQWTGPSVMLAYAIVGIFIFFIMRAMGEMLYVEPSTGSFATFGYKYIHPLAGYLTAWSNWFQWVVVGMAEIIAVGTYMKYWFPDLPAWIPGIIAMLILGAANLFSVKSFGEFEFWFAMIKIVTIVLMIIAGFGLIFFGIGNGGNAIGLSNLWEHGGFFAGGWTGFFFALSLVIGAYQGVELIGITAGEAKDPKKTLTSAIQSIIWRILIFYIGAIFVIVTVYPWDQLQSIGSPFVATFAKIGITAAAGLINFVVITAAMSGCNSGIYSAGRMLYTLGMNGQAPKIFTKLSHNGVPLLGTIGVLIGLGVGVILSYIAPENLFVYVYSASVLPGMVPWFVILISQIRFRKQRAAELRDHPFKMPLAPLTNYVTIAFLLMVLVGMWINDETRISLIAGIVFLGIMTISFYAFGIGKAVPLDEQDGNAKR, from the coding sequence GTGGAAAAGAAAGAGTTAAAAAGGGGTCTGGAAACGCGCCACATTCAAATGATCGCATTGGGCGGTACAATTGGCGTAGGGCTCTTTATGGGTTCGGCAAGCACGATTCAATGGACGGGTCCATCCGTAATGCTTGCTTATGCAATTGTAGGAATTTTTATATTTTTTATCATGCGCGCCATGGGGGAAATGCTGTATGTAGAGCCGAGCACCGGGTCGTTCGCGACGTTTGGCTACAAGTACATTCATCCCTTGGCTGGTTACTTGACGGCCTGGAGCAACTGGTTCCAGTGGGTCGTCGTGGGGATGGCGGAGATTATCGCCGTCGGGACGTACATGAAGTACTGGTTCCCGGATTTGCCGGCCTGGATTCCCGGGATTATTGCCATGCTGATTCTCGGGGCAGCGAACTTGTTCTCCGTTAAATCGTTTGGTGAATTTGAGTTTTGGTTCGCTATGATTAAAATTGTTACGATCGTCTTGATGATTATCGCCGGATTTGGCCTGATTTTCTTCGGAATCGGCAACGGCGGCAACGCAATCGGATTGTCGAACCTGTGGGAACACGGCGGCTTTTTTGCTGGCGGCTGGACAGGCTTTTTCTTCGCTTTATCATTGGTAATCGGGGCTTATCAAGGGGTCGAGCTGATCGGGATTACGGCTGGTGAGGCAAAAGATCCAAAGAAAACGTTGACGAGCGCGATCCAAAGCATCATCTGGCGTATTCTCATTTTCTACATCGGTGCAATCTTTGTTATTGTAACCGTTTACCCATGGGATCAACTGCAGTCGATTGGCAGCCCGTTCGTGGCGACGTTTGCGAAAATCGGGATTACGGCAGCGGCTGGACTGATTAACTTTGTCGTTATCACCGCAGCGATGTCCGGCTGTAATAGTGGTATTTACAGTGCGGGTCGCATGCTTTATACGCTCGGTATGAACGGACAGGCTCCGAAAATTTTCACCAAGCTGTCCCATAACGGCGTGCCGCTTCTGGGGACGATCGGCGTGCTGATCGGCTTGGGCGTCGGCGTGATTTTGAGCTATATCGCGCCGGAAAATCTGTTTGTGTATGTGTACAGCGCAAGCGTGCTGCCTGGAATGGTTCCGTGGTTCGTCATTCTAATCAGCCAAATCCGCTTCCGCAAGCAAAGAGCGGCAGAGCTGCGCGATCATCCGTTCAAAATGCCGCTTGCTCCACTGACCAACTACGTCACGATTGCCTTTTTGCTGATGGTACTGGTCGGAATGTGGATTAACGATGAAACACGCATCTCGCTGATTGCCGGGATTGTGTTCCTGGGCATCATGACGATCAGCTTTTACGCTTTTGGCATTGGCAAGGCGGTTCCGCTCGATGAGCAGGACGGGAACGCCAAGCGGTAA